In a single window of the Rhopalosiphum padi isolate XX-2018 chromosome 1, ASM2088224v1, whole genome shotgun sequence genome:
- the LOC132923232 gene encoding hypoxia-inducible factor 1-alpha inhibitor-like isoform X3 codes for MNSTCCNVLTSKNHKFKYYDQKKITPNMTFKPISRPSPMVFSEFSKKIKDWKKGDSRLYMQQVLNNSISQRIVSDFVMFNWDWIISKQNVCKWGSLTSNLLLIAQEGNVTPCHYDEQQNMFASIRGYKRFILFPPSEFECLYPHPVHHPYDRQTQVDFDNPDYIQFPKFKEACGYEVIVGPEDVLYIPMYWFHHVESLMHGGYTVSINFWFKAGSVEKIEYPLLDHQKIVIMRNVEKMLAEALHDPSEVGTMLKTIVLGRYTSDTN; via the exons ATGAATTCAACATGCTGTAATGTATTGACATCAAAAAATCATAAGTTCAAGTATTATGACCAAAAGAAAATCACCCCTAATATGACTTTCAAACCAATCAGCCGACCAAGTCCTATGGTATTTTcagaatttagtaaaaaaataaaagattggaAAAAAGGAGACTCCag ATTATACATGCAACAAGTGTTGAACAACTCAATTAGCCAACGTATTGTTAGTGACTTTGTTATGTTTAATTGGGATTGgattatttcaaaacaaaatgtgTGTAAATGGGGTTCTCTGACATCTAATCTTCTTCTAATTGCACAAGAAG GTAATGTTACTCCGTGTCATTATGATgaacaacaaaatatgtttgCGAGCATTCGAGGATATAAAAGATTCATTTTATTTCCTCCTAGTGAATTTGAGTGTTTATATCCACACCCAGTTCATCATCCTTATGATAGACAAACTCaa GTAGACTTTGATAATCCAGATTATATACAATTTCCAAAATTCAAAGAAGCTTGTGGATATGAAGTTATTGTTGGACCTGAAGATgtcttatatatacctatgtattggTTTCATCATGTTGAATCACTGATGCATGGTGGCTATACAGTTTCAATAAACTTTTGgttcaaa gcaGGATCTgttgaaaaaattgaatatccTTTGCTAGACCACCAAAAAATAGTTATCATGAGAAATGTGGAAAAAATGCTAGCTGAAGCATTACATGATCCAAGTGAAGTTGGAACTATGCTGAAGACAATTGTTTTAGGCCGATACACGTCTGACACCAACTAA
- the LOC132923232 gene encoding hypoxia-inducible factor 1-alpha inhibitor-like isoform X2, protein MDGWNESQLRKYNIKMEKIPILQYDDPKVDSLLINNKPVLIKGSKLVSRVLKWDLDYLTEHMNSTCCNVLTSKNHKFKYYDQKKITPNMTFKPISRPSPMVFSEFSKKIKDWKKGDSRLYMQQVLNNSISQRIVSDFVMFNWDWIISKQNVCKWGSLTSNLLLIAQEGNVTPCHYDEQQNMFASIRGYKRFILFPPSEFECLYPHPVHHPYDRQTQVDFDNPDYIQFPKFKEACGYEVIVGPEDVLYIPMYWFHHVESLMHGGYTVSINFWFKDLCRRRQVKPYRGVSDNILST, encoded by the exons ATGGATGGTTGGAACGAAAGTCAGTTacgaaaatataacataaaaatggaaaaaataccTATCCTACAGTATGATGATCCAAAAGTAGATTCTCTTCTCATCAATAAT aaaccaGTATTAATCAAAGGATCTAAATTAGTTTCTCGTGTGTTAAAATGGGATCTGGATTATTTAACGGAGCACATGAATTCAACATGCTGTAATGTATTGACATCAAAAAATCATAAGTTCAAGTATTATGACCAAAAGAAAATCACCCCTAATATGACTTTCAAACCAATCAGCCGACCAAGTCCTATGGTATTTTcagaatttagtaaaaaaataaaagattggaAAAAAGGAGACTCCag ATTATACATGCAACAAGTGTTGAACAACTCAATTAGCCAACGTATTGTTAGTGACTTTGTTATGTTTAATTGGGATTGgattatttcaaaacaaaatgtgTGTAAATGGGGTTCTCTGACATCTAATCTTCTTCTAATTGCACAAGAAG GTAATGTTACTCCGTGTCATTATGATgaacaacaaaatatgtttgCGAGCATTCGAGGATATAAAAGATTCATTTTATTTCCTCCTAGTGAATTTGAGTGTTTATATCCACACCCAGTTCATCATCCTTATGATAGACAAACTCaa GTAGACTTTGATAATCCAGATTATATACAATTTCCAAAATTCAAAGAAGCTTGTGGATATGAAGTTATTGTTGGACCTGAAGATgtcttatatatacctatgtattggTTTCATCATGTTGAATCACTGATGCATGGTGGCTATACAGTTTCAATAAACTTTTGgttcaaa GATCTATGTAGAAGGAGGCAAGTAAAGCCTTATAGAGGAGTTTCAGATAATATACTAAGTACATAA
- the LOC132923232 gene encoding hypoxia-inducible factor 1-alpha inhibitor-like isoform X1, with protein MDGWNESQLRKYNIKMEKIPILQYDDPKVDSLLINNKPVLIKGSKLVSRVLKWDLDYLTEHMNSTCCNVLTSKNHKFKYYDQKKITPNMTFKPISRPSPMVFSEFSKKIKDWKKGDSRLYMQQVLNNSISQRIVSDFVMFNWDWIISKQNVCKWGSLTSNLLLIAQEGNVTPCHYDEQQNMFASIRGYKRFILFPPSEFECLYPHPVHHPYDRQTQVDFDNPDYIQFPKFKEACGYEVIVGPEDVLYIPMYWFHHVESLMHGGYTVSINFWFKAGSVEKIEYPLLDHQKIVIMRNVEKMLAEALHDPSEVGTMLKTIVLGRYTSDTN; from the exons ATGGATGGTTGGAACGAAAGTCAGTTacgaaaatataacataaaaatggaaaaaataccTATCCTACAGTATGATGATCCAAAAGTAGATTCTCTTCTCATCAATAAT aaaccaGTATTAATCAAAGGATCTAAATTAGTTTCTCGTGTGTTAAAATGGGATCTGGATTATTTAACGGAGCACATGAATTCAACATGCTGTAATGTATTGACATCAAAAAATCATAAGTTCAAGTATTATGACCAAAAGAAAATCACCCCTAATATGACTTTCAAACCAATCAGCCGACCAAGTCCTATGGTATTTTcagaatttagtaaaaaaataaaagattggaAAAAAGGAGACTCCag ATTATACATGCAACAAGTGTTGAACAACTCAATTAGCCAACGTATTGTTAGTGACTTTGTTATGTTTAATTGGGATTGgattatttcaaaacaaaatgtgTGTAAATGGGGTTCTCTGACATCTAATCTTCTTCTAATTGCACAAGAAG GTAATGTTACTCCGTGTCATTATGATgaacaacaaaatatgtttgCGAGCATTCGAGGATATAAAAGATTCATTTTATTTCCTCCTAGTGAATTTGAGTGTTTATATCCACACCCAGTTCATCATCCTTATGATAGACAAACTCaa GTAGACTTTGATAATCCAGATTATATACAATTTCCAAAATTCAAAGAAGCTTGTGGATATGAAGTTATTGTTGGACCTGAAGATgtcttatatatacctatgtattggTTTCATCATGTTGAATCACTGATGCATGGTGGCTATACAGTTTCAATAAACTTTTGgttcaaa gcaGGATCTgttgaaaaaattgaatatccTTTGCTAGACCACCAAAAAATAGTTATCATGAGAAATGTGGAAAAAATGCTAGCTGAAGCATTACATGATCCAAGTGAAGTTGGAACTATGCTGAAGACAATTGTTTTAGGCCGATACACGTCTGACACCAACTAA